GTCCAAAGCACAAATGACTTTTTGACTGCAGCTCTCTTCATAGACTATGCACTGCTTTTACTTTCTTGAATCTGTTTGAATTTCAGGAACGTGAGGATCATCCCCGGAGAGGCCGGGAGGATCGGCCGCACCGAGAACCCTCAGGACAGGAACACAGGCGAGCTAGGAACAGTAACCGAGACAGACACCGCGGCCACTCTCACCAGAGGAGAAGCTCGGACGAGAGGCCTGGCAGCGGGCAGCCTCAGGGACGGGATCGAGATGCCCAGAACCTACAGGCGCAGGAAGCTGAGCGGGAGTTTCACAACACCCGGCGCCGGGAGCACCGCCAGAAGAACGAAGCCGGCGGTAACACGTCTCAGGACTCACTTCCTCAGCCTGGCCCTGGCAGCAACAACAAAGACAAAGACGTGCCTGTTAAAGAGAAGCCAAGCTTTGAACTTTCTGGGGCACTTCTTGAGGACACCAACACCTTTCGGGGTGTAGTCATTAAATACAGCGAGCCCCCGGAAGCACGCATCCCCAAAAAACGGTGGCGTCTCTACCCCTTTAAAAATGATGAGGTGCTTCCAGTGATGTACATCCACCGACAGAGCGCTTACCTCCTGGGCCGACACCGCCGCATCGCAGACATTCCCATCGATCACCCCTCCTGTTCGAAGCAGCACGCCGTCTTTCAGTACCGGTGAGTGCACGTCTGCAGAGGGAGACTGAAGTGCCGGTAGAAGCCCGGCATCTCGGTTACTTAGGATCGCTGAGGTCTGTGCGCCTGTGTGCACAAGAAGCCCATACCCCTCGTATCTAAGGTGTATTATTCATCTAACGAATGATCACTTTACACCAATAATTGCTTACATTTGTGTAACAGACTGGAACTTGGTGTCAGAAATCCAGATTTTGAATCCTGCCACTGCCACTTACCAGGTGTCTGTCCTGGGGCGAGCCAGGCTTCTGGGCCTCGGCTTCTGCCTACCTCGCAGGGCTGTTATGAGGGTTAAATGGAAATAAAGCTGCGAGTGCCTGGCATATGTTAGCTGAATCTGTATCTTGACAGTTTCCATAGTACATCTGTTATTGTTGGATGTTCACAACAATCCAGTGGGGAGGCGAGGACAGGTATTAAtaccccatttgacagatgagaataTGAAGCTCAGCAAAGCCAAGTGGCTTGCCTAATAAATGATCACTGTAGTAGAACTCTGGCTCAAATCAACTTTGATTTGAACAGTTTTGATCATCTCATCTGTTCCCTTGACTCTGAAGTCCAAATCCACTGGTTTATTCCCATTGGGGCAGAAGCTAAAGTATGTTGAGATATAGGTAAAAGAAGCATTATATTGATTATAAACAATGCAAAAAGTGtcaaaaaatgcaaaacatgTATTTCTCAACCATGACAAGAGGCCTTGGATTCTGCATTTTAAGCTTTGATCTACCATGAATCCTCCCCGCCCAGTGACCAGTTCTCACCATTTCTACTTGCTCCCAATTTCTGAATCCATGGCCATGCCTTTCCCTTGACTTCCTAGAGTTTGAACTTGAACTGTGTCTAAGCCAGGTTATTTACATCATCTAGACTGTGTTAGCAAAGAGCTGGATGATCTGAGGCAGGATTTCACTCACAGGTTTCTCTCCTTTATCTCTGCTAGGCTTGTGGAATATACCCGTGCTGATGGGACAGTTGGCCGCAGGGTGAAGCCCTACATCATTGACCTTGGCTCAGGCAATGGAACATTCCTGAACAACAAGCGAATTGAGCCACAGAGATACTACGAACTGAAGGAAAAGGATGTCCTTAAATTTGGGTTCAGCAGCAGAGAGTATGTTCTGCTCCACGAGTCCTCGGACACGTCTGAAGTGGACAGGAAAGAAGACGAGGatgacgaggaggaggaggaggtatCTGACAGCTAGCAGACTGAAGCACAAGCCAAACTCTCGAGAGACCTTTCCTTTCTGCGAAAGCTTTGGGATTGACTCAAAGGGCGCCGCCGTGCTCTCTGTAACGCCTCTTATTGCCTTAAGTCTTTCTTCTGTTGCTGACCAGCTTCCGTTTCAGTGTAAGAAAACTGACTTATGTTTGGTTGAACTTTTTTCTGTGGCACATCAGCCACGTGCACATGCTGTGGGCATTTGTTTTCTGAACAGTCTCACCAACACATCGTGTTTTAGTAGAAGCATCGTGGCTTGAGTTGGTGCTTTCAGAACTACTGTGCAGGAAACTATAAAGCCCTGGTTGAAGGGGATTGTGGCTTGCTTTCTTTGTACAGTTACTTTATTTATATTGTTGTTAAGCTTTGTGGACcgggtttgtttttgtcttggGGGCAGACCCCTGAACAGAGAATCTTACTAAGCTTTGGTTATCACCAAAACAGCCTCCCGAGTATACCAAAGCTTTGACCTGGTTGAGCTCTTGAGTCACAGAAATTGATTTTGCACTTCGTTgtttgggggtgggcaggggggtgggggagatttACCACATGACCTCATTATTGACTGTTGGACTTAAACGGATGCTTTGTGGAGCCTGCTTAAGCTTCTGACTGTACAGGAAGGTCATGGCCACTACCAGTGGTGCTGATTACATGTCACGGAGGCTGAAATGGGTCGTGGGTCTGTTTCCTGTGAGAGAACTCTGATTTCTCCATGGAGCATGCACAGAACAATTTTGATCTTcaactttgcatttttatttagagGTTATCTCCATTCTTCCTTCTTTGAGAAACACACTGTCATTTATGTGGCAGGGTCCTTGCTTTATTCTAACAACGTGTATGTGTTGTGTGGTTTacatgttttcatctttttacaaaaatgttcGGAGAGGTTGTATTTACCTGGGCAATTGGGAACAGCCCAGTTTCCTAATTTTCCACCAGAGGAATATGTGTAAGTAGAAAAGTCATAACTGCTTAcatctagtgtgtgtgtgtgtgtgtgtgtgtgtgtgtgtgtgtgtgtgtgtgtgtgtgtgtgtgtgtgagagagtgtgtgtgtgtatgtatatatttaaaaaattgtgtgtgaAAGAGCTGCATATTGATTTTCCTATGAGAATGTTTTGTGATGTAAATGTAATACTGCATTATAGGCAAAGGCCTCCCTGCATTTGAAGAGCaggttttcatttatatgtatttttggaataaaaaataataaaacttgtaAATATAGCCCCCTTTCAAAGAGTACTTCTTTCCTAGCACAGGGGACCTTGTGTTCATAGGTATATTTGCTGCTAAAGAAATCTTTGTATCAATATTTTGGAGGTGAAAGTAGACAGTTGTGGAGGGTACCCTGGGGGTGATAGGACTCACCCTGCACTGGAATCCAGATCTTCAAATTTCAGCGAGTGAGCCATGGTCCTGTTGAAGCAGCAGTGCTCTCTGAGTTGGCAGTGAAGGGGTTTTCCTTCCCAGAATAGTCAAGAGTTGGGGCAGGTTATACATAGTGGGCCTCATACCAGTTGACCCCTGTCCCTGCTGTTTCACCCTCAGGTGGTgatggggggtgggatgggaggcaGGAGAGATGATGCAAGTCAGTGTTCCTGCTAACTGTTTCTCTTGGGTGGAAACTAATGACATTATTAGATGGTCTTCCTTACCATTGTTTTTCCACTGAGGTCTCACATACTTAGATGTACTCAGGGTTAAATGTTGACTATCGTGGGCTGCTGACTAATGtttattcaaaagaaatgaaaagattcccctttggggaattccctggcggtccagtggttaagactcacacttccactgcacggggcacgggttcgatcccttaccggggaactaagatcccacaacctGTGTGTCatgtcaagaaaaagaaaaaagatccccTTTGAAGAGTGAACACTTAATAAGGTTAATTAGGTGAAAGGTTACATGAGGCAAGAAACAATGTAAGAGCAATTAGCATCCTCACCCAATGTGCCCTGGCCCCTGGAGGCACTATTACATACGTGCATGTCTAAAATGTGTTTTGATGAGTTTTTCTCTTGATCCAGGCTGATGGTTTTCTCTTCCTGGGATGAGGGGCTAATCTGGCATCTCACTCCAGGGCCTCCGTGTTCAATATGTGTAACTACTGCTTCCTGGCAGCCTTAGGCTTGGCTTCAAGCACCATCCTGGTGAACATTGTGATAGATGACCACTTTgcctacaattttttttaataaatttatttattcgtttttggctgcattgggtctttgttgctgcacgcgggctttctctagttgcggcgagtgggggtctactctcttcgttgcggtgtgcgggcttctcataccggtggcttctcttgttccggagcacgggctccaggcgcgcgggcttcagtagttgtggctcgagggctctagagctcgGGCTCAGtctttgtggcgcacgggcttagttgcttcacagcatatggaatcttcccagaccagagctcgaacccgtgtcccctgaattggcaggtggattcttaaccactgtgccatcaggcaAGTCCTTGCCTACATTTTCAATAAAAGGTCCCAGTTGTGTAGTAGACTTTTGCTTCCTGGATTAAGAGATTCTTCATGCCAAACATTGATATATGAGACGGTGTTCCTTGCCCAcacacactttttattttttaagagaaagggaaagaaaagatacTACTTATCTCCAAAGCCAGATATCACCAGCAGACTTCTCATTTGAAGTTGACAAAATCCTAAAACTTTCTTCTTGAATTAATTCATTGCTTAGAAACTGATGTTCATTTTAGCTGTTTGCAATTGCTTTATCACCCACCCTTTCTCCACCCTGGCTATCTTGTCTGCAAGTCATAGCTGTTAAAATCAAGCGATCTGCAAAACGGCCCTTTGCTTCTGagcccctcccccaaatcctCTGTGGTGGCCCACAGTTCTGCCGAGGTATGGGACAGAATCTTCAGATCTTCCCCAGGAGCCTCTTCCCAGTcattttctcattccctctttCTGACATTGACAAAGGATAGCTCATTAAGAGCAACTGGTGATCtaacttttaaatacttttattgtaTCCTGATGATAAGGGAAAGCAGAGTAATcagataactgaaaaaaaattttttgtgttATTGTATTGAAATGCCAATATACAATACAGCTTGGTTTTTAAAGGCTtagaacatatataaatataatttatgattTGATATGGTGCACAGatggttatattttttaacatccttcCCTTTGTGGAAATCAGTAGTGGATGTGAGGAACGAAATGATGCCACGTTCGTCAGAGCCTAAGTGTGACATGCACATGACACGCCAGTAATGCCTGCTTGTGAAAGAATGTTCTGATCCCACAGTGTTCCTGGGTGTGTGAGTTTATATCAAGTGAAGGCcacttgatttatttattttaaatttatttatttatttatttatttatttatttatggctgcgcttggtctccgttgctgcatgtggactttctctagttgcggtgagtgggggctactcttcgttgcagttcacaggcttctcactgcagtggtttctcttgttgcggaccacgggctctaggtgtgtgggcttcagcaattgtggctcatgggctctagagcacaggctcagcagttgtggcacataggcttagttgctccacggcatgtgggatcttcccagaccagggctcaaacctgtgtcccctgcactggtaggcggattcttaaccactgcgccaccagggaagtcccgggctACTTGACTTAAATTAAAGCTTTGGAATTTAAAGCTTCATTCGTTCTCTTGGGTCAACTTTCTAGTATATTTATCAAGTggcaaactattttatttatttattttaatttatttttttaaaatttcttttggctgcgttgggtcttcgttgctgcacgtgggttttctctagttgtggcgagcgggggctactcttccttgcggtgcgtgggcttctcactgtggtggcttcttgttgcagagcatgggctctaggctcacgggcttcagtagttgtggcacacgggcttcagtagttgtggctcgtgggctctaaagtgcaggctcagtagttgtggcacacaggcttagttgctccgcagcatgtgggatcttccggggccagggatggaacccctgtcccctgtgttggcaggcagacttaatcactgtgccaccagggaagtcccggaaacAATTTCAAAAGACAGTTGATTTGTTCATATTTACTCTAAAGTTAAAGTGAATTAATCCAATCAATCAATGGTTACATAAACTTACTATGCTAGCAATTGGTTTACAGCTGTGAGTTAGAAACGGAGAAATAATTTGGAGGTGCGCTGCACCTTTTGCAAGAGATGGTAtttgtgtttagtttttatttgtatcttattgaagtagagttgatttacagtatgttagtttcaggtgtacagcacagtgattcagttatacacacacacacacacacacacacacacacacacacacacatatattttttttttttcagattctgttcccttagaggttattacaaaatattgagtatagttccctgtgctatacagtaggtccttgttggttatctattttatatatagtagtgtgtatatgttaatcccaacctcctaacatatccctccccccaccctttcccctttaataaccataagtttcttttctatgtctgtggatctctttttgttttgtaaaataagtttatttgcatttctttttagattccacatataagcgatattacatgatatttgtttttctctgtctggcttacttcatttagtatgataatctctaggtccatccatgttgctgcaaatggcattatttcattctttcgtATGGCTGAGAAGAGGTGGTATTTGAAGTATGCCTTAGAGAATAGGTAGATTTTTGAGCCAGTAGTAGAGGAGGACGTTGTTTCAGACTGAGCAGGCCAGGGGACCACAGGACTGGAGTGGAATATGTGGAAAGGATCCTATGAAATGGTTTACCTGAGTTTCCCTCAGCAAGGCAGTGGTAGAGCTAGGATGGAAATGGCCTCAGTCCTGGTTCAATGGTCTTTCATCTGAATTGTTCCCTCTCACCTCCCAAGTGGAGAGTTTTGAGGAGGGAAGAGACAGCTGGTCCATGAGACTTCCTGATTCACAGGATGTTCAAGGAAATCCTAGTGAGTGGGACTTTCACGGGTAGGGTGTGGCTTAGGTAAATCCTCACCTCACCTAGTCATAGTCAGAACTAGTTGGAAATCGTCACGTTGATTCAGAAAAATCGACACATATTTAATCATGGGGAGCCTAAGAATGCATGTACCGAGACCTCTAATAAAACTGGCCAATGTCTAGGAACACCTTCCATGTACAAGGCACAGTTCTGAGCATTTTACATGTTGCACAAAtgcatacattaactcatttccTCCTCATAACCTTATGAGGCAGCCTTCTATTATCATTACATTTTGCAGATGCCAAAACAGGCAAATATTTCTAGACAGAGACGAGCACTGAGAAAAGCCTAAGGTGATAAATGAGGCTTTGGAAGCACTTGAAGTTCAATGGAGGAAAGAGGGTGATTGAGACTTCTGGTTTCTATTAATGACTGACTAAGTTATTCTTATGAATCCTCCTGCTGAAAACAGCTAAAATTTctggataaaatataaattaaaaaatgtctgAAGGCATCCAAGAACTGACAAGTAAGTAGAGAGTTATCAGGCCCAAAGTGAAGATAACAATAATCCAGAGAGAAATGGAGCAGAGATGCCTGGAAACCACATTTGATATAAAGACAAACCATATTTGATTCTAGCAAATCAGACCTTACCCTGGATTGAATGGGACAAAAATCAAAACCCAAAGCCCACATACAATGAGTCTAATAGAACATGTTTCCCACAAAAAGCTGACATGCCAGAGAGCTATACCTTTCAGAATAAGAGTGGAACAGAAATTGAGTTCTCCCAGGGATTTGCAGGCTGGAGCTCAGAAAACATCAAGTCTTGAACTTGGCTTAAGATGACCCTgtactaaatacaaagaaaaaaagaagaaaacgaCCCTGTACTATTTGTGTCTTCAGgtgtctgatataaataaatgaaattactttTTGGAGGAAGGGACGTTTTATCTCCCCTCCAGTTATTTCCACATATTTTCCTGCAAAGAtacaattgtttttttgtttttttttgtgattGATTCCCCTGGCAAACAGCCCCCATCTTTAGGTCACCAAAAGGGCTTtacaaaagtcacctcattaacataacaaagacACTTTAATCACTTatcacaggaaattccaagggcttTAGGAGCTCTTTGCCAGGAACATgatcaaagaccaaatatatatttattattataaatcacaatatcacaactCCAAAGATATTTGGTTTGCATAGTATTATCACATTCCTTGTCCCCTTGTGCCTTCTGCCCTGATGGCTTTAAGGAAGGACAGAGAGCTGGAATGACTTTCTACCCATCCCCAgctaggaaagaaggaagaaaattaagctTTGTCCTAAGGAAAGGAGATTTGCGTACCTAATATATACCAGTCATTCATTCCCATTAACTAGATAAGAACATTGAGTCAAAGAAGATGAGGGACAACCCGAGATCACCAGAGCAGTTAGTATCAGAACCAGAAGACTGCAGCCCTGTTCTAGGACAGTCCATTTTCACTGGCAGCATCCTTCCTATACTTCGTGGTGACTCCAACCTACTAGTGCCCAGGAATGTCCTAATGTGGTAAGGAAATAGAATGATATTGTACTGAATTCAGAGTCAACTCTTCTATGTGTTGATGAGTCATTTTGAAAGTGTGCACCTCAtcttgggacttgaacccatgtaccGGAacttgaacccagccaaaacccagactgggacttgaacccacgtgggAGGGACTCGAACCCACGTGGCAGGGACTCGAACCTGACCAAAACACACAgccttccaactgagatcacacacctcgtttcaggacttaatgaagctcaagTTTTTggtgtctcattgcagaaagaattcagtgagagacaaagtgataggtaagaagtggatttatttagagagaaacacactccacagacagagggtgggccatctcagaaggtgagaaaggcccaattgttttttttaaaagcatacaaGAAAAGGTTCTCACCAGTGGAAATAACGGGTAACAGAAACTGATTGTCAAAGACTTCAGATACTTGAATTACAAGGTACTATAAAACGTTCACGGTtgctattttcaaagaaataagtgACAAACTTAAAAATACCCACAGGGAACAAGAAATGGCAACAAGTGAAATGGGAGTTATTTAAAAGATCAACTAGAAcctttttagaaatgaaaaatacaataactaaatCCATCAATAAATCCCCTTAACAGAAGCTTCAGGgagaattagtgaactggaagataggtCGAAAGAAATTATTCATGCACATAAATTTAACAACTTAGAGGAAATGGATCAATTCCCCCAAAACCATAAGCTACAAAACTTCACCTGATATGAAATATATCATCTGAATAATcttataactatttaaaaaaattgaatttgtaattaaaagacTTCCCCCCAAATAATACCTAGGCCCAGCTGGTGATGGTTTCATTGAAGAATGCTACCAATCATTACAAGAAGAATTAGCACCATTCTATACCATCTCCAGAAATTAGAAAAGCAGGGAACACCtctcaactcattttataaggccattattattttgataccaaaaccagaccgaacggtacaaaacaaaacaaaacaaaaacaaaaaaactacagaccactATCCCATGAACATACCTActaaaatcttcaataaaatattagcaaattgaatctagcaatatgtaaaaagaattatataacaCGGCCAAGGGATTTATTCCAGATATGCaaagctggttcaacatttgcaaatgaatcaatgtaatCTACTATATCAAGAagctaagagggcttccctggtggcgcagtggttaagaatccgcctgccaatgcaggggacacgggttcgagccctagtccaggaagatcctacatgcggcggagaaactaagcccatgcgccacaactactgagcctgcgctctagagctcgtgctccgcaacaagagaaggcactgtaatgagaagcccgcgcagcgcaacaaagagtagcaacgaagacccaacgcagccaaaaataataaagaaagaaagaaagaaagaagctaaggaataaaaatcatatgaccgtgtcaattgatacagaaaaagtatttgacaaaattcaacacccattcatgataaaaaactcaGTAAAgcaggaatagaggggaacttcctcaacctgataagaCTGAATACCTTCCTCTTAGGATAAGGAACAAGTCAAGGATATCTTCTCTggccattcttattcaacatagtactggaagtctaGCCAGCACAGTAAGGCAAGAAAGGGACATAATAAGCACacagactggaaaggaaaaagaaataaatctcccTATTTGCAGATTGTCTACAttaaaaatcccaaggaatctaccaaaaaaccTCCTGCAATTAATAAAGGAATTTAGCAAGACACCAGTTTACAAGCTCAACACATAGAAGAAATCCAGAATGCGGCAGAgacaaaaggatggaaaaaacagTGGGTAAAAAAaggattctgggcttccctggtggcgcagtggttgggagtccccctgccgatgcaggggacgcaggttcgtgccccggtccgggaggatccgacgtgccgcggagcggctgggcccgtgagccatggccgctgagcctgcgcgtccggagcctgtgctccgcaacgggagaggccgcagcagtgagaggcccgcgtaccgcaaaaaaaaaaaaaaaaaaaggattcttatGTTTAATCAAAGttacagaaggagagagacaatGAGGCAGAGGCATATCTGAAGCAAGATAGCTGTGAATTTTCCAAACCTGTTGAAAGTACAAATCCACGAttgaagaaacaaagaatttCAAAGCAACgtgggaggggggaagaaaaaaagaatgcaagaagaaaggaaagcaagcaagcaaaaagattaaaaaaaataaaaatcctaccTAGATTCCCAGTGAAATTGCAGAACCCTGGAAAATGGAGAGATCAGAGACTGGAGAAGTAAGCAGGGGGCAGGTGAATACAAAGTTAATGGTATTAGACTTACTGATTTTACTTACATAGTCCTTATTACTTGCCAAGCCCCTTACATTAAGTGATTTACTTCTCACAGCAATTGTATTAGGTGGGCACTATTATTACTTCTATTAtatagatgaggaagttgagacaAGTGAAACTTAGCTACCTGCGCAAGGTGACACAGCTTATCAAT
The sequence above is drawn from the Tursiops truncatus isolate mTurTru1 chromosome 1, mTurTru1.mat.Y, whole genome shotgun sequence genome and encodes:
- the SNIP1 gene encoding smad nuclear-interacting protein 1, with translation MKEVKSERDRGSRRRHRDGDMVAAVVVKQERLSPESAPPVHRRPDSSGGSPSPPAGESGRPSHRGNRARGGSRSPARKKNKSSGRRSKSPRSKRSRSPHHSTVKVKQEREDHPRRGREDRPHREPSGQEHRRARNSNRDRHRGHSHQRRSSDERPGSGQPQGRDRDAQNLQAQEAEREFHNTRRREHRQKNEAGGNTSQDSLPQPGPGSNNKDKDVPVKEKPSFELSGALLEDTNTFRGVVIKYSEPPEARIPKKRWRLYPFKNDEVLPVMYIHRQSAYLLGRHRRIADIPIDHPSCSKQHAVFQYRLVEYTRADGTVGRRVKPYIIDLGSGNGTFLNNKRIEPQRYYELKEKDVLKFGFSSREYVLLHESSDTSEVDRKEDEDDEEEEEVSDS